One Argentina anserina chromosome 6, drPotAnse1.1, whole genome shotgun sequence genomic window, GTTTCACTTCTCTTTCCTCtgcaatacaactcagaaacaTTAGTTCCTTTGTTGGAAAATGTTAATAAAATCTGATATTTTTCTCTTATAGTTTAACTTTGATACTGGCATCTTCTCTTACAGCGCCTTTGGCATCTTCTTGAACAAATATGTGATGGGATGTCCATTTCTCATATAAGTAAGAATAATTCTAATTCCAGACTTGGGTTTACAGTGGATTGTATCCTTTGTAtgccgtttttttttttcagttgaaGCGGTTGGTTGGAAGTTTGAATCACTATCCTGGATGATCAAGACACATTTGACATCTCTCTTCAACTAAGGTGATTAGCACTCTTACCAAGTACAACCCTTAGGAATTGAGGATGAGCAAGACTGCAAGAGAACctacttttgtttttttaattacaatCTCTGACCATTAGGATAAGCTAAACAGAAACCGACAAGTTTGTGGTTGTAGATCTGACTGTAGAATTGACGAGGGGAAATGTATCGTCTTCACTCTTCAGTGTAAGTAATAAGCTTCTGAGCTTTGGCTATGGAGACTGGTGAATGGTGATCTGGAGGTCCAGAATGACAATGTTTACATTTTCTGTACAGTATTGTATAATAGATTGGTGATGAGAATGTTTACACAGATGATTGTCGAATGGTTGGAAATTCGAATCACTGCGCTCTAATGTCATCGATAAATTCGATATTAATGAGAAACATCAACATAATTGTTCTCTTCAAATAAGACGATTAGTATTCTCACCACGTAAACAAATAAGCAAGACAACCCTAATTTTGGTTTCCAAATTTTGGTCTGAAGTGGACAACGGAAAATACAACTTTGATGATGCTTCAAAAGAAGCTACTATGAGTTGCGGTGACGGTTTACTCCAGCTATGAGAACTAGAGACTTCAATGGCAAACTCCATTAGTTCAGCAACACAAATTTACCAAAGACGATTCTCAATTACAGCAGAAACAATGCCTTTTAATGTCTCCTGCATGATATAACATGAATTCAATTTGCTGTTTCTAACAACTTGACAACCAATATTCATAAAACTACAACAGTTTGTACCACTGAATGGTCTTTGAGACCAAGAGAAAGCATTAACGGTCGGGAAGAGCGCGAATTACTGCAAAACCAACCCAATGcatcagaaaaataaaactccGGCTGGAGTTTTTGATAGAAAGATGCTATTAGATATGTATGTCGAATGGCGTACATGAGAATATCAAGAAATCAGTTTCCTATATATTCTTTAGCCAGCAGTCTCTAAATTCTATAAGATATGAAGATGTACCTGATGTGTTCCACAAGTTGACGAGCACATGCCTCTAGCATCGGCTGCACACAAAACAGTAGATTGAGATCAGTACACAAGTCAATCACCAAACTAAGAGCTATAGCATCGGCTGCACACAAAACAGTAGATTGAGATCAGAACACAAGTCAATCACCAAACTAAGAGCTATAGCATTGGCATGATTACCTCATCTCGCTTGCCAAAGATTACAGATACGCTGTATGTTGGATTGAATGTCGCCCCTTCCTCCTTATTGATCAACAAAGTATACACCACATTGCATGAGGTGATGTTAATCACAGGCAAATATATACTTGTAAAAAAGGTTATGAGGAAAGCAATTTGTTCTATGACGAATGTAGATATAGAAGCTTATAGCAACTTTAGCACAGAGAACTGTAAATGCAGACCTGGCTTGCAGTATAGTCCCCACAGCTCCTATTTGAGTGGCAATAACATGAAACGTATTTCATAACATTAGAACTGGAAACAGAGACCACATTAAGTCCAACACAAGCGAGACAGGAACCCGAAAAAACTCACAAGGAAGTGATCATCATAACAGCAAATCACCACATCTGTTTTGATCCCCTGCCAACCATAATTGCTCGATTTACATAACCCAAAATCATCTGGGTctccaaaaacaagaaattgaAGCTAATAATGATAATGCATAAACTCTTAGAGGCATTGCATCAGACAGGTTGTGGGCAACAACCAAACGACAAGAAAGATGCGACACCAAAGCTATTTCCATGTAATGAGTGGGGAGGTTTTACCTTGATTTCCAAAGAGAACTTCCTATGGGGAACAGGGAAGCTGATGTCGTCCATGACAGAACACATATATAGATTGTTCGGACCTATAGTTcaaaaaaattctaaaatttgGATATACAATCCAAAATGAAAGCAATTTACTTCAGACTTAACACTAGGGTTTGCTAATGACTTCCCGAAGAAGGCTTAATTTCCTTGTAGTCTTGTACTTATATATGTTACACGTGTGGCCCACATAGAATGATTTTCATTCTTCTATTATTGAGGACGTGTTAATAATACTTCTTCCAGAGGAAGAAAACTCGCCATTCTTTTTCTCCCTCGCTTCCATATCAAACAGCAAATTACGAAGAAGAAAGCAGCAGCAGAGTGGTGTTTCGGTTCTTGCTtcaatcaactcaaatggGGATTGCCAGTTTACAGGAGAGGGAAGAAGATCACGAGCTACTACAAGAGCTCCGCCGCATGCTGGTCGCCACCGCCGGCCAAGACAAACCACAGCTTCCACAAAAGTGCTTCTCCTCCAAAAGCGCTTCCACTGATGACTCTGAAGAGAAGCTGGTCTGCGTCACAAGCGGCGTTTCCTTCTTGAGTCTCGCCGTAGTCAACTGCCTCCTCCTCCGCGGCTACTCCGTCCGCATCATCGTCGATAACTCcggtaattaattaatacctTACGTAGTCAAACCGTTAATGAATTATAATAAAAGTTAATCATTTATCAGGTCTTTGTCTTAAGGAAATTGTTATTAACacactttttttattttttttattaattaatgtaCCATACTACTTCACTTGATTCTTATTGGCTTATATTATTGACGGGGTGTGTCAATAACAATTAAGGGTGTGTTAATAACACCGCCATTGTTTAACCGTACTATAATCTTTAGTTTGACAATTTGTGCCGACCGGAAGTTGCAGTGGACGTAGAGAAACTGAGGGAGATGACGACGGCGA contains:
- the LOC126800046 gene encoding uncharacterized protein LOC126800046; the encoded protein is MCSVMDDISFPVPHRKFSLEIKGIKTDVVICCYDDHFLVIATQIGAVGTILQARSEEGATFNPTYSVSVIFGKRDEPMLEACARQLVEHISNSRSSRPLMLSLGLKDHSVETLKGIVSAVIENRLW